One Verrucomicrobiota bacterium JB022 genomic window, TTGTCGACGAAGCCGTCGAAGCCGAGTAGGGCATGTTTCTCAGCCGCACGGCTGGTTTTTGCGGATAATTCCTCAAGAGTCCGAGCTTTGTATTCCATGGGGTTTGCGGTAGTAGTAAGGGGATGAGTGTAAATAGTGCTACTTTTGTTGAAGCCGCACGGTATGAAGTCCAGCAAAATGCCCAATGTCCAATTTTTTTGAATTGGAAGGGATTATCCGGGGTCTATCGTAGTAACCTCGCATGAGTGGGATGTCTCACAGCCTATTATCGAACATGATTCCACCGCTGGCCAACATTGTCGCCTATTTCCTCGATTCCAATTTCGCCGGTCAGCTGATCGTCGTCGTGCTGCTGGCGTGCAGCCTGTACGCCTGGCAGCTTATGGTGGGGAAGTATATGGACCTCAAGCGCATCCGCATCGCCAACCGCGCCTTCGTCAAGCGCCTGGAGCAGAGCCGCACGCTCTTGCGGATCGACCCCAACCTCGACGGCGCGAAGGGCCCCTTTGCCGATGTCACGCGCTCGGGCCTGCAAGCCTTCCACCGTGCGCCCAACGAGCGCCATGCGATCGAGCATATGGAAAATGCGCTCAGCCGCGAAGTTTCGCGCGGCAGCAGCCGGTATGAGGAAAAGATGGTCATGCTCAGCACCGTCGTCTCCGGCGCGCCCTTTCTGGGCCTGCTCGGCACGGTGTGGGGCGTGATGGACGCCTTTGGCTCGATCTCCAACGCCGATTCTGCGGCCAGCATTTCCTCGCTCGCCCCCGGCGTCTCCGGCGCGCTGCTCACGACCGTGGCCGGCCTGCTCGTGGCCATCCCCGCCGTGTTTGGCTACAACTACCTGCTCATGCAGGTGAAGCGGGCGATCCTCGATCTCGAAACCTACGCCAGCAATCTCGCCGACCGCATCGAGCTGGAAGCCGCCGACCTCGGCGAAGCCGGCGAAAGCGTGTCGACCCTTCGCCGCGCGAGCAACGATTAGACGCCCATGGCCCGCACCTTTACCCGCAAAGAGCGCCTCAGCGCGATGTCGGAGCTGAATGTGACGCCGTTGATCGACCTCGCGTTCTCGCTCCTCATCATCTTCATGATCACCGCCCCCCTGCTGGAGCAGTCGATCGACATCAACCTGCCCAAGGACACGCCCCGTCAAAGCCCGCCCCGCAGCCAGGTGCAGCTGGAGGTCATCAGCATCGACGCGGGCGGCCAGATCTTTTGGGGGCAGGAAGCCGTGGACGAAGAACGCCTGCAGGAGGTGCTCTCGCTCTTGGCCCTCGAAGACGAGCCGCCGGTGATTCAGATCAAGGCCGACGAAAGCCTGCCGTATCAGAAGATCATCGACGTGCTCGGCAAGGTGAAAGGCCACGGCCTGAACAAGATCAGCCTCACTACGACTCCCGGTCGCTAACTTTCCATGTCTTCGCCCGACGAAAAACGCGCCCTCACGATCTCCGGCACCCTTCACGTGGTCGGGGTAGTGCTGCTGTTGGTGGCCAGTTTCGTTTCTGGCTGGCGCGCACCGGCGGAGGAACTGGAGTTTGAGTTGATCGACGAGGCCGATCTGATGGCGATGGAAAGCCAGCAGGCGACGCAGGCCCCCGCTCCCGCCCAGGCAGAGCCTGCGCCGCAGGACGACTTTGTGCCGCTCGAGCGCATGCAGCTTGCCGATTTGCCGCAGGTCCAGCCGGTAGAACTGCCGCCACTGCCCGCGCCCGAGCCGGAACCGGAACCTGAACCCGAGCCGACGCCCGCTCCGAAGCCGGAGCCCAAGCCCAAGCCGGTCGAGACGAAACCGGCTCCGAAACCCGAGCCGAAGCCGGAGCCCCAGAAGGTGAGCTTCGACCAGTTTCGCCGCACGAATCCGATCAAGGAGCAGCCGAGCCGCCCGGCGCCGCAGCCTAAGCCCGTCAGCGCTCCCCGTCTGCAAACAGGGAACATCGCGCAGCGCCTCAACAGCTCGGTCGGCAGCATCAATATCAACATGCCCGCCTCGACCAGCGGTGCGACTCAGGCGGCCGTAAAGTCCTACGCTCAGGTGGTGCGCGAGCGCCTGCAGGCCGCCTTCCAGGCCGTCGGCACCAGCGGGCTCGAAGCCCAGGCCACTTTCACCGTTACCTCTGGCGGGCAATTCACCGGCGTGCGCATCTCGCGCAGCAGCGGTAACTCGGCCTTCGACGGTGCGGTGCTCGACGCCTTCCGCCGCGCCCGTTCGCCCGGCCCGCCCCCCGACGGCCAATCGCACACCTGGCAGCTCACATTTACGGCGGAGTAGTGGGAATTTTGCTGCGATTTTGGCTATCGCTCCGTTTTTGATTGTGCAGCGGTAGGAGCCGTTTAGTCAGTTAGGAGTGAATCTTACACCCTATCTCTCGTGCGCCGCTCTGATCGCTTTGGGATCCAGCGTTTCCGCCAGCATCGCCTTCAGCATCGACGTGTTTACGGCTGACACGTTGACCATTACCTTGCAGGAAGGAAGCACCCTGTCTGGCGACGCGCCCAACACAAATGGAGTCCACCTGTTTTTGCGCACCGCAGCGGCTGAGCAGGAAAACTGGCTGCTTCAGAGCATCCCGGATTTTGATGTGTCGACTACGTCGGGTCAAATCGGGACCAGCGACGATCTCCTGGTAACTTCGATTCTGCACATGAATACCATCATGTTCATTTTCCCGACGATGCAAGTCGGCGACGCCGTCAGTGCCGGAGGCTATACGGCTACGTTCACCGGCACCAATCTGTTCGACCCCACTGCGATTAGTGAATTCGAACTCGTCTGGGGCGGCTTCACGGATGACCTCAGTGGGGGTACCTTCCAGTCGGCAAGCAGTGCCGTTCCCGCTCCTGCGGTGCCCGAGCCCTCGACCTACGCGGCGATCGCCGGTGCAGTTGTGTTGGCCGGAGTCTTCTGTGCCCGCCGTAGGCGCGCGTAGTGCAGCGATGTTTTTTGTCAGGACAAAGAAAGGCGCCTTCATCCCCGAAGGCGCCTTCTTTTATCTTACTCCCCTATATGTTTGTATCTCTCTGATTGCATTCCGTTTGGAATTCGGAATGGCATTAGGTTTTCTATCCCCAATTTCTATTTTTTCGTCTGTAACTACTCTATGAAAGTTCGGCCATGCGGTCGAAGTGACCTTTGAGGCTCGGGTAAAGCTGCTGATACAGCGGGTGCAGGCGGGCATAGACTTCCGCGTCTGCGCCCGGATCGGTGCGGCCGGTTTCCTTGATCGCCGCATTCACGGCGGTCGGCACATCCGGGAAGATCCCCGCGCCCACGCTGGCGAGCAGGGCGGCACCGTAGGCTGCGCCTTCCTTGGCGTTCACGGTCACGACCGGGGTGGCATACTGGTCGGCCAGCATTTGCAGCCATAGCGGGCTGTTGGCCCCGCCACCCGCCGCGATGATGCGGTCGCTGCTCAGGCCCAGCTGGCGCATGAGAGCC contains:
- a CDS encoding MotA/TolQ/ExbB proton channel family protein: MIPPLANIVAYFLDSNFAGQLIVVVLLACSLYAWQLMVGKYMDLKRIRIANRAFVKRLEQSRTLLRIDPNLDGAKGPFADVTRSGLQAFHRAPNERHAIEHMENALSREVSRGSSRYEEKMVMLSTVVSGAPFLGLLGTVWGVMDAFGSISNADSAASISSLAPGVSGALLTTVAGLLVAIPAVFGYNYLLMQVKRAILDLETYASNLADRIELEAADLGEAGESVSTLRRASND
- a CDS encoding biopolymer transporter ExbD, whose translation is MARTFTRKERLSAMSELNVTPLIDLAFSLLIIFMITAPLLEQSIDINLPKDTPRQSPPRSQVQLEVISIDAGGQIFWGQEAVDEERLQEVLSLLALEDEPPVIQIKADESLPYQKIIDVLGKVKGHGLNKISLTTTPGR
- a CDS encoding energy transducer TonB; its protein translation is MSSPDEKRALTISGTLHVVGVVLLLVASFVSGWRAPAEELEFELIDEADLMAMESQQATQAPAPAQAEPAPQDDFVPLERMQLADLPQVQPVELPPLPAPEPEPEPEPEPTPAPKPEPKPKPVETKPAPKPEPKPEPQKVSFDQFRRTNPIKEQPSRPAPQPKPVSAPRLQTGNIAQRLNSSVGSININMPASTSGATQAAVKSYAQVVRERLQAAFQAVGTSGLEAQATFTVTSGGQFTGVRISRSSGNSAFDGAVLDAFRRARSPGPPPDGQSHTWQLTFTAE
- a CDS encoding PEP-CTERM sorting domain-containing protein — translated: MNLTPYLSCAALIALGSSVSASIAFSIDVFTADTLTITLQEGSTLSGDAPNTNGVHLFLRTAAAEQENWLLQSIPDFDVSTTSGQIGTSDDLLVTSILHMNTIMFIFPTMQVGDAVSAGGYTATFTGTNLFDPTAISEFELVWGGFTDDLSGGTFQSASSAVPAPAVPEPSTYAAIAGAVVLAGVFCARRRRA